The stretch of DNA GTGGCAGCCCCCGGTACCTCTACTGGTGGTGGGCAATATCACCGTTGGCGGTACCGGTAAAACCCCTCTGGTACAGACCCTGGTTCGTGAGCTGCGCGACTGGGGGTATCGCCCCGGAATCATCAGTCGGGGCTATGGCGGCCAAGGTGGCCACTACCCGCTTCAGGTGACCCCCGAGTCCGATCCAGCGCTCTGTGGCGATGAGCCGCTCCTGCTGGCACAAACCACCGGCTGTCCGGTATTTGTTGACCCGGACCGCTGTGCAGCGGCCCAGGCCCTGCTGGCCCATTCCGACATCGACCTGATCATCTCCGATGACGGGCTGCAGCACTACCGCCTCGGCCGGACGATCGAGTGGGCGGTGTTGGATAGTACTCGTGGACTCGGTAATGGTCGCCTGCTTCCCGCCGGCCCCCTGCGTGAGCCTGCCACCCGCCTTGAGAGCGTGGACCAGGTCATCATCAATGGCGGCGAAGGGGAGAGCCCGTACCCAAACGGTTACCGTATGCAGCTGGCACCCCAGGCCCTGGTGAACCTGCTTACCGGCCAGCGCTGGTCTCCCGAGGAGATCACCATGGTGCTTGGGCAGGCTCCTGTCCTGCTGCTGGCGGGGATCGGCAACCCCCAACGCTTTTTTGAAACCATGGCTGGGCTGGGTGTTACTGGGGAGACCCGTGAGTTTCCCGATCACCATGCTTATAGGGCCGCCGATATCGCGTATAATGGCCCGGTTATTATGACGGAGAAGGATGCGGTCAAGTGCCGCCACCTTGCTGCCCCCAACCACTGGTACCTGCAGGTGGGAGCTTCGCTCCCACAGGAGCTTCTCGATCAGCTCAGGCAGCGTCTGTCGACTTTACGAGGAAAAACACATGGATAAGAAGTTGCTCGAAATTCTGGCTTGCCCGCTCTGTAAAAGCGACCTCAAATACGACAAGCAGAAGCAGGAGCTGATCTGTAAGAACGATGCACTGGCGTTCCCGGTACGCGATGGCATTCCCGTGATGCTTGAAAACGAAGCCCGTACCCTGAGCAGTGAAGAGCGCCTGGGATGAGTTTCAGCGTTATTATCCCGGCCCGTTACGCCTCCAACCGTCTGCCCGGAAAGCCACTGGCGGATATCGCCGGCCAGACGATGATCGAGCGGGTGTACCGACAGGCGATCCAGAGCTCCGCAGACCGTGTCATTATCGCCACGGACCACCCCGACATTGAAGCGGCAGCCCATGGGTTTGGCGCCGAGGTAGTGATGACCTCGAGTGATCACCCCTCGGGAACGGACCGCCTGCAGCAGGTGGCGGCAACCCTGGGGTTCGGTGATGACCAGATCGTGGTCAACGTGCAGGGGGATGAGCCCCTGATCCCCCCCTCTCTGATTGACCAGGTGGCCGACAACCTGGCCAATGACCCTGAGGCCTCGGTGGCCACCCTCTGTGAGCCGATCCGCGAAGCCAGCGAACTGTTCAACCCCAATGCTGTCAAGGTGGTGATGGATGCGCGCTCTCACGCGATCTACTTCAGTCGTGCGGCGCTCCCCTGGGCCCGTGATGCATTTGCTCTTTGTACCCAGACTCTGCCCGAAACAGTGCCCTTTAATCGCCATATTGGTATCTACGCGTACCGGGTAGGTCTGCTGAATCGCTTTGTACACTGGGGACCCAGCCCGCTGGAATCCATCGAGTGTCTTGAGCAGCTCAGGGTTCTCTACCATGGGGATCGAATCCATGTTGAGCAGGCGTGTGAAACGCCGCCAGCCGGTATCGACACGCCGGAAGACCTGGAGCGTGTTCGAAGACTCTTGAGCGGACACTAGCCATGGTCCGCATCCTTTTCGTCTGCCTGGGGAATATCTGTCGCTCGCCGACCGCCCATGGGGTGTTCCAGGGCCTGGTAGATAAACATGGTCTGGGTGACCGTTTTGAGGTCGAGTCGGCCGGTACCAGCGCCTACCACGTTGGGAACTCACCCGATCATCGCTCCACCGCGGCAGCGGCCGCTCGCGGCTACGACCTGAGTGAGCTCCGGGCACAGCAGGTCGTGGAAGCGGACTTTTCCCATTACGACCTGGTACTGGCGATGGATGGAGAAAATTTACGCAACCTCACTCGACTGTGCCCCCCCCAACATCTTCACAAGGTGCAGTTGTTTCTCGATTACGGCTCAAAGGGCGTTAAAGAGGTTCCAGATCCCTACTATGGCGGAACCAATGGCTTCAACGAGGTGCTTGACCTGGTTGAGGATGCAGCCCGGGGCCTGTTTGAGCAACTACGAAGCACGCAATGATTGAGCATCAGGTAGACCTCACCACCTTCAACAGCCTTCGCCTCACCTCGACTGCCAGCCACTACTGCAGGGCCGGTAGCAATGATGCACTGCGCGAAGCCGCCCGTTTTGCTCGCGGACGTGGGCTGCCGCTGATACTGCTGGGCCAGGGCAGCAATATGGTTCTCCCCACCCAGCTCGACGCCCTGGTGGTACAGGTGGCCCTCGAGGGGGTCCAGGTCACCCCTACCAGCCGAGGGGCTGAGATAACCGCGGCGGCGGGGGAGGGGTGGGATCGGCTGGTAGCGCGTACCGTGGATCTCAACCTGTGGGGGCTGGAAAACCTTTCTCTCATTCCAGGTACCGTGGGGGCGGCACCGATCCAGAATATTGGCGCCTACGGGGTGGAGATCAAAGACAGGCTGAAGCAGCTAAGGGTGCTCGATCTGGCCAGCGGGGAGATCGAGACGCTAGGGGTTGATGACTGCCTCTTCGGCTACCGCGACAGTATCTTTAAACAGGCTTACCGGGGTCGCTTTGCGGTTATTGATTGCACCTTCAGCCTCACCTCTCAAGCGTCTCCGCAACTTGAGTACGGCGCGCTGTCCAGCCTGCAAACGGTAGCGGATCTCAGCCCGCTGCAGGTGCGGGAGTCGGTGTGCCAACTGCGCCGGGAAAAGCTGCCCGACCCTGCAGTTGTGCCCAATGCCGGCAGTTTTTTCAAGAACCCGGTACTGCCTGAACCCAAAGCCCTTGAGTTGGAGGCAAAGTTTCCCGACCTGGTAAGCTTTCGCCTGGACGGCGCGCGTAAGCTGGCCGCCGGCTGGATGATCGAGAAAGCTGGCTTCAAGGGCTGCCAGCGAGGCGCGGTCGGAGTGTATCCCAAGCAGGCCCTGGTTCTGACCAGCGACGGCACCGCCGATGCGGACCAGCTTTCCCTGTTGGTGAACGAGATCCAACAGAAGGTCGACCAGCTGTTTGGAGTCCGCCTGGAGGTTGAACCCCAGTGGTACAACGAAGATGGCTCGCTGAGGCAGGGGTTTTGACAGCCTGCCACGCTCGTCGCACAATCAACCCTCAACCTAGAAGGATCCCCTTGTTGCGATGACCACGTTTGCGTTCGATGTTTACGGTACCCTGATCGACACCTCCGGAGTGACCCGGCAACTGGCCCTCTACCTGGATGAGGAGGCGGTCGCCTTTTCAACCCTGTGGCGGGAAAAGCAGCTGGAGTACTCCTTCCGTCGAGGGCTGATGGAGGATTACAACACCTTTAGCGGTTGTACTGAGGACGCCTTCGATTACTGCTGTGAGCGCTTCGCCCTCGAGCTCAGCGAAGAGCAACGCCATGAGCTGCTTGCCGGCTACCAGACCCTGCCTGCCTTTGAGGACGCGGCCCCCTCGTTGCAGTTGCTACGCACAATGGAGCTGCCGCTGTGGGCCTTTTCCAACGGCACGGAAGAGGCTGTGACACGGGTTCTGGACAACGCTGGTCTGGGTGCCTTCTTCAAGGGAGTGGTCAGCGTCGATGATGTTAAAACCTTCAAACCCTCCCCCAAAGTCTACCGTCACTTTTGCCAGCGCAGTGGTAGCAGGGCAGCCGACTGCTGGCTGGTCTCCGCCAACCCGTTTGACATCATTGGAGCCATCCGCCAGGGCATGAAAGGAGCCTGGATCCAGCGCGATCCCGACACAGTGTTTGACCACTTCGGGGTGGAGCCCACGCTCAGGCTTTCAAGCCTCTCCCAACTGCCCCAAACCCTCGAGCTCTGACGCTGGCCCTTCTTGTTAGCCTCTGGCGGGGCGTTGGACAAAAACCGAGGCCATGGCCAGGGCACCCGAAAACAGCATCAGCAGCGTTGATACTGCATTGATCACCGGTGTGGAGCCCTCTCGCAAACGGTCAAACATGGCGATCGTCAACGGGGCATCAGAACCGACCAG from Aestuariirhabdus litorea encodes:
- a CDS encoding low molecular weight protein-tyrosine-phosphatase, with the protein product MVRILFVCLGNICRSPTAHGVFQGLVDKHGLGDRFEVESAGTSAYHVGNSPDHRSTAAAAARGYDLSELRAQQVVEADFSHYDLVLAMDGENLRNLTRLCPPQHLHKVQLFLDYGSKGVKEVPDPYYGGTNGFNEVLDLVEDAARGLFEQLRSTQ
- the murB gene encoding UDP-N-acetylmuramate dehydrogenase; translated protein: MIEHQVDLTTFNSLRLTSTASHYCRAGSNDALREAARFARGRGLPLILLGQGSNMVLPTQLDALVVQVALEGVQVTPTSRGAEITAAAGEGWDRLVARTVDLNLWGLENLSLIPGTVGAAPIQNIGAYGVEIKDRLKQLRVLDLASGEIETLGVDDCLFGYRDSIFKQAYRGRFAVIDCTFSLTSQASPQLEYGALSSLQTVADLSPLQVRESVCQLRREKLPDPAVVPNAGSFFKNPVLPEPKALELEAKFPDLVSFRLDGARKLAAGWMIEKAGFKGCQRGAVGVYPKQALVLTSDGTADADQLSLLVNEIQQKVDQLFGVRLEVEPQWYNEDGSLRQGF
- the kdsB gene encoding 3-deoxy-manno-octulosonate cytidylyltransferase, whose translation is MSFSVIIPARYASNRLPGKPLADIAGQTMIERVYRQAIQSSADRVIIATDHPDIEAAAHGFGAEVVMTSSDHPSGTDRLQQVAATLGFGDDQIVVNVQGDEPLIPPSLIDQVADNLANDPEASVATLCEPIREASELFNPNAVKVVMDARSHAIYFSRAALPWARDAFALCTQTLPETVPFNRHIGIYAYRVGLLNRFVHWGPSPLESIECLEQLRVLYHGDRIHVEQACETPPAGIDTPEDLERVRRLLSGH
- a CDS encoding Trm112 family protein, with the translated sequence MDKKLLEILACPLCKSDLKYDKQKQELICKNDALAFPVRDGIPVMLENEARTLSSEERLG
- the lpxK gene encoding tetraacyldisaccharide 4'-kinase translates to MSFGERLSRAWYSGQRWPLLFTPLSWVVSAVAQHRRSRFLEQGPRWQPPVPLLVVGNITVGGTGKTPLVQTLVRELRDWGYRPGIISRGYGGQGGHYPLQVTPESDPALCGDEPLLLAQTTGCPVFVDPDRCAAAQALLAHSDIDLIISDDGLQHYRLGRTIEWAVLDSTRGLGNGRLLPAGPLREPATRLESVDQVIINGGEGESPYPNGYRMQLAPQALVNLLTGQRWSPEEITMVLGQAPVLLLAGIGNPQRFFETMAGLGVTGETREFPDHHAYRAADIAYNGPVIMTEKDAVKCRHLAAPNHWYLQVGASLPQELLDQLRQRLSTLRGKTHG
- a CDS encoding haloacid dehalogenase type II — encoded protein: MTTFAFDVYGTLIDTSGVTRQLALYLDEEAVAFSTLWREKQLEYSFRRGLMEDYNTFSGCTEDAFDYCCERFALELSEEQRHELLAGYQTLPAFEDAAPSLQLLRTMELPLWAFSNGTEEAVTRVLDNAGLGAFFKGVVSVDDVKTFKPSPKVYRHFCQRSGSRAADCWLVSANPFDIIGAIRQGMKGAWIQRDPDTVFDHFGVEPTLRLSSLSQLPQTLEL